Proteins encoded together in one Rhipicephalus sanguineus isolate Rsan-2018 chromosome 9, BIME_Rsan_1.4, whole genome shotgun sequence window:
- the LOC125759987 gene encoding uncharacterized protein LOC125759987 produces MVQIDFSEAFDMVRDGGLGLSHLFLKQVVSRFLFLRDQQNPFIRTIIQVITIYGEGSGRDVLKRVKKMLVPPGVKTFFFKLHTGTLPVKTWLEQRGMFVPWGVNCLLCNKPETVEHISLL; encoded by the exons ATGGTACAAATTGATTTTTCAGAAGCCTTTGATATG GTCAGAGACGGTGGGTTGGGGTTAAGTCACCTGTTCTTGAAACAGGTGGTTAGTAGATTTTTATTCTTAAGAGATCAGCAAAACCCTTTCATCCGTACAATTATTCAAGTCAT AACCATTTATGGGGAGGGATCAGGGAGGGACGTCCTGAAACGCGTCAAAAAGATGTTAGTTCCACCTGGGgttaaaacgtttttctttaaacttcacACGGGCACACTACCTGTGAAAACATGGCTCGAACAACGAGGCATGTTTGTGCCGTGGGGAGTGAATTGTCTTTTGTGTAACAAACCAGAAACTGTAGAGCAT